Sequence from the Mobula hypostoma unplaced genomic scaffold, sMobHyp1.1 scaffold_56, whole genome shotgun sequence genome:
ggcaggaggctggagtcttcagacgagGCTAAagccgaggcttggcaggagattggagtcttcaggagaggcgaggctggaggctggaggcgaggctggaggcaggagatttgaggtgaggcgaggctggaggcaggagatgaggcaaggcgaggctggaggcaggagacttgaggcaaggtgaggctggagtcttcaggcttgagggtaGGTAGGTTCCTTcggggcagggcgcggatcaccacccgacggaggtatgggacaggaagggacagaaccaaccgcaagtAACGTggagatggcctggcttacccgacggaggcaagggacaggaagggacagaaccaaccgcaggtaacagggagatggcctggcttacccgacggaggcaagggacaggaagcgacagaaccaaccacatataacggcgagacggcctggcttaccagacggaggcaagggacaggaagggagctaggtacaggccggctccaggacaagactgcaggggagacgaggcgagagttaccggcaagacaaggcagggcttttgacgaggaaacagaaggcagagcaagggatacaaggagtaaggacaagaacaatccagcagccactccTGGGTCTCTGAAGATATTCacgcagccagccccaatgagcatcagctgcctcaattagagctcaacaagaacagaaacagggtagacaggaaaacctggagcaagggccggtggaccggaccgtgaactggaatacggacttcacggacacGACCATGACAAAGGGCAGGGCGGGTGGGGAGGTGTGGAATGAAGTAAAATATCTCCTAAGAATATATTTTCCTCAACGAAACGTATACTTTCAGAAAAAAATATCTTGGTCCCATTCCGAAATGGAACTTTacgaagaaaaataagaactgaaatgacaaatttagaAAACAGTATATACACTGAAACAGAGTTAGAtcaacactacctaggacagaaagaGGACGAGGAATTATAGACATTAAAAacttacacaacagtcagataaagctCCTAAATATATACTTTCTTCAAAAATAAGCAGGATTCATcactccatgcaagcatatgcaattgTGATATGAAGTACACACCAGAAAACTTAAATGAGCAGccaactcagaaaaatgaatcatcaGTATTGAAGCAAATGTTAACCAGTGGAATGATCAtggccctccatggaagacaccccaatgatctgagcagactagatgttcaTCAAGGAAGCATCAAACGCCCGACTCAAAGTGGGAGATGTCTTCGCAGAAACAGAGGTTCCTTGCAGGAATACAGGACAGGGTGGTGAacataaaaaataacaaaaatgcataaaagactaacaaacaaggtgattaatgcagaaaatgccaagagaaaccataCACTATCCGAAACTTTctgggatcctgcagcagtttaactcaatctgatcatttacaaaggtacaatcaagtggcaaatatcattcaccaaactCTTGCTTTAAGCTCATCAAAGACAACCATAACTTCATAAAGGCACCATAAATtaaagcctgatccagttttagagccaAAATGTTACAAATTATACATAATCAATAGATTATTGCAGATAGGACAATCCTCAAAACCATCggaatattacaggataaacaagcaggaacaactccCTCAGTTGATAAAACTATTTCCAACACACACATGTCCCTCGACCAGTGGAGCACCTCACAACAGgcattgtttgtgtcatcagTCAAACAACGGGATTATTTTCTGTCAATCATCTTCCAAATGTTGCTACTCTGTCATTCATTGCCATGCCCcgctgctgattcccttctcctcatcatacgTTCTTACCCTGACTATCGTCCAGATCCCCAAACTCTGCCTGTGCAGACCCGCCTCTGGTTTCCGACCCTGCTTCGTTAAACATCCAACTAATGGTTTTCCATTCTGTTTTCAGTCTTTAGAGGACAGTACTGTTTTCTAACAACCCtttagaagcagggaaaatgacccatAACGTGGAAATGAGTAGAGATTAAGGAAGTTAACtaccaatgtcattcttcctcagcccagagattTGAGGGACGAAGAACATGTCAGACAGAACCGCAATCAGCTcgacttcttcagtctgcagGAAATTTAcggaaacctcttcacccacggagtggtgactgtttggaacccatcaccacagggagagcgagagatgaacaacagggagagagagatgtgaacaacagggagagagagagagatgaacaaCAGGGGAGGATTGAAAAGGACCATCGTGGAACAGAACCACTGGCAAGGTCCAGCCGGCCTGAGTTGACTCTCTACTGTACACTAGGTGTAttataaattcactaagtactggagacagagtttaaaataaacagatttatttgtctcagatccagaatattaaactcccGTCCAATTAAAGGTGAATATGTAGCTGATGAAACTCCTctcatgcccagtgaccagggtgcagaactgggtgtggtgagcagcagcaataattgcagagttcagcaccgacagtcactctcgaaattgcatcagcaacggtgatggacaaatatccagctTGCAGCTCATggaaactttctccccagtgtgaacccggtagtgtgtcataagtgtaacacgctgtaaggttcaCTGCTAAAGTAACGGCCTCTGTGCAgtgtttcactgctgaggtaatgatttctctgtagcagcaatgtttaggtaACGACaagagataacagggttttggagtgcggggctatccaatgacagaaatgttcttccttgtgagtctggaagagagattttcatagtcttttgctggggagaacTGAGAAGACATGAGTAGAGAgagtgggccctttttctttctttttttctttttgtttacttcactaaccacatagtcaaagtaaggattataaagctcaattgtttaatcgcatattgtctactgtttgttatttcgggtaCTGATTtttaacaggggacacatcatgcagcatccacccaaaagggatttcttaagtttggcggGCTGGGGGGCTATCACACCCTGTATTAAGTtgctagccgaagcgagagttatATAGGGTtcgatgactgagtgaatcgcttcccacattcagagcatatAAACAgtcactccccagtgtgaacctggtagtgtgtcaCAAGGATAGATAACTGAATGAATCCTTCACCACATTCATAGCAGATGAAcaacctctccccagtgtgaactcaatgaCGCACATTTGATTGATTTGGCTGAGAGAATCTCCTTCCAAAGTCTGAGCAGGTGATCGGCCTCTCtcctgtgtgaactcgctgatgtcccTTAAGTTGAGATGACGAAGTGGATCCTTTTCCacactctgagcaggtgaatggcctcttcccagtgtgaactgacaggTGTCTCCGTAGTAGAGATGaaaaagtgaatcccttcccacagactgtgCAGGTTAATGGCCACTCCCTGgtatgaactgactggtgtctcagtagttGAGATGACaaactgaatcccttcccacagtctgagcaagtgaatagcctctccccagtgtgaactcgccgaTGTACCTTAAGTTGTGATGACGTAGTGAAtcttttcccacagtctgagcaggtgaatggcctctcccctgtgtgaactgactggtgtctcagtagttGAGATGaaaaagtgaatcccttcccacagtctgagcaggtgaatggccactccccagtatgaactgactggtgtctcagtagttGAGATGACaaactgaatcccttcccacagagtgagcaggtgaatggcctctccccagtgtgaactcgctgatgtaccttaagttgagatgacgaagtgaatgttttcccacagtctgagcacgtgaacggcctctcccctgtgtgaactcgctgatgtatttTCAGatcggatgactgagtgaatcccttcccacagtctgagcaggtgaacggcctctccccagtgtgaactgactggtgtctccgtAGTTGAGATGACAAAGGGAATCTTTTCCCACAGACTGAACATGTTAATGGCCTCTCCCCGgtatgaactgactggtgtctcagcaGCTGATatgactgaatgaatcccttcccacattctgagcaagtgaatggcctctcccctgtgtgaactgactggtgtctcagtagttcagatgagcaagtgaatcccttaccacagtctgagcaggtgaacggcctctctccagtgtgaactctctgatgtaccttcaggttagatgagcaagtgaatcccttcccacagactgagcaggtaaatggcctctctccagtgtgaactcgctgatgtaccttcagtttagatgagcaagtgaatcccttcccacagtccgagcaggtgaatggcctctctccggtGTGAACCGGCTGGTGAGGCATTAGGTCAgttgaccgagtgaatccttccccacaaattcagcagatgaccagcctctgcccagtgagaactgactggtgtgtccacaggtggggagaccaactgaatcccttctcacccacagaacaggtgaatgaccttttcccagtgtgaacttgctaaTGTACCTTCATGAGATGACATTGAACCCCCACAGTCTGAaaaggtgaacggcctctcccctgtgtaaaCTGACAGGCATGCCAGTCGGTCAGATGATCAAGTGAATCCCTcctcacagtctgagcaggaaggatgatcgagtgaatcccttgctccacttcttatacacatggacagagacagcaaaactagCGTGCTGTGCTCGAGATTCCCGCAGataaattccttgtcatttttaacctgaAATGAAAGAGTTATAAAATCCATCAATGCgtgaaggacaacatttcagatgagatcacttgaTTTGCCAAGGTGTGATCTGctatcacactgttacagtgaggttcaacacaagttggagagagaaattattttctaaatgggcacagTACTAgcatctggaatgaccatcaaactctctgatgctcttcctgtctctatgagaatggggcatttctgccatctccaatctgtgacctggctcagtttgatactctccattggtattattccctgttccctatttgtgtgagagtgtttcagaTACTGTCGGGCCAGGAGCTGCATGGGTGCCTGGCCCGACAGTAtctgaaacactctcacacaaatagcctTTGTTGATGTGCAGCTGTTTTTTTTCATCTATTGTCAACTTAAAGTGCCACAGTTTTAAAGCCACGTAAACATTTCCTGCTCAGATGAATGGTTGGTCCGCACAGCTGTTAAAAAGAATTAAATGAATATTAGTATTATTTCAGGTtcttgtcacagagtcatagtaaAGTACAAAACAGAAGCATCTAGTTTGTGTTGAACTATTTAACCTGTCTACTCCcgtacccctaccacccaggtacCTATACAAACCTCTTCAATGTTGAACTGGAGCACGCGTGCAGTAGTTGGGCtctctgctcattccacacctggatgaccatttgtgtgaagaagtttcccctcatgttccccttaatgtttcacctttcacccttaatccaggAACTCTGGTTGTATTCCTAccaaatctcagtggaaaaagccagcctgcatttaccccatctacatataactctcataattttggtacccctcaatcttctacattccaaggaaggaAGCCCAGacctgttcaatctctccttataacccaagtcctccagacctggcaacatccttgcgaattttctctggactctttcaactttcctttccagtctttttattaattttcaaaagtttaaacataaaaataatattgataaacagagAATGGGATGACCTTATTGATAGCTAACATTTGCAAATATAAAATTGCTGATAGTACAAGTATGTTAGATCTCCCCAACTCTAAATATAATTGAACATGGTAAAAGAttgatggaaaaaaaaactaaaaaaaaaacaaactggaaaaggaaaaaaaacacactaaATTAAGCTAAGCAAATCTAGACCAAACTAAACAAAACTAAAACAAAGTCCGGCTAACATATTACATTAGCTACAATCAGTAATGTTGTTAACTCCACTCTTCTATCTGTATATTTTTAGTTAAAAAAGGGATTTgaaaaaggtcaaactacatcatataaaatgttgaataaatgatctccaagtttcttcaaatttaaccgaagtcAATTTAGTAATAATAGTTTATTACTAACATCCTCAATcgaaaattaattaattaaaactaggagtcagttctatatacatggtgataaatctgCTAAATTACTGGCCAATCAATTGAAAACTGCTTTGGTCAAACGTCATGTTCTTGAGATTTGTAAAAGAGATCATACCTTGACCGTTGACcatgatgagataaataaatcctttcaagaattttacacTTCACTACACCAATCAGATTTTCCTGATGATTCTACTAAAATGCACGAATTTTTAAGGAAACTGAATTTCCCGAAATTATCATTCAATGAATGTTTAGTATTAGAAGCTCTCATTACTGAAGATGAAATTAGAAGTGTTATTTCTTCGatgaattcaggtaaagcacctggtacGGGTGGTTATACTATAGAAAATTTTAAATCCTTTTCTAATATTCTCTCACCTTGGCTATATAGAACTTTTAAGGATGCATTATCTAAAGGTAAATTACAACAATCCTTTTACGGCActactatttctttaattcttaaaaaagataaagatcctactaaATCTGCATCATATAGGCCTATATCCCTGTTGAATGTGGATTCCAAGATTTTTTTCTAAAATGTTAGCAGCTAGATTAGAGAAGGTATTGCCTCGaattatttctgttgatcagactggattcattaaaaatcgttattcattttttaatattaggagactAATGAATATTGCTTATACCCCTTCATCTAGaattccagaa
This genomic interval carries:
- the LOC134342279 gene encoding zinc finger protein 239-like, producing ERPFTCSVCGKGFTCSSNLKVHQRVHTGERPFTCSDCGKGFTCSSELLRHQSVHTGERPFTCSECGKGFIQSYQLLRHQSVHTGERPLTCSVCGKRFPLSSQLRRHQSVHTGERPFTCSDCGKGFTQSSDLKIHQRVHTGERPFTCSDCGKTFTSSSQLKVHQRVHTGERPFTCSLCGKGFSLSSQLLRHQSVHTGEWPFTCSDCGKGFTFSSQLLRHQSVHTGERPFTCSDCGKRFTTSSQLKVHRRVHTGERLFTCSDCGKGFSLSSQLLRHQSVHTREWPLTCTVCGKGFTFSSLLRRHLSVHTGKRPFTCSECGKGSTSSSQLKGHQRVHTGERPITCSDFGRRFSQPNQSNVRH